The Phoenix dactylifera cultivar Barhee BC4 chromosome 12, palm_55x_up_171113_PBpolish2nd_filt_p, whole genome shotgun sequence genome has a window encoding:
- the LOC103719313 gene encoding serine carboxypeptidase-like 26 isoform X4: MRPFFIFATLITILFFLSLIKSIKSLQEEELYQDEQESDRVYNLPGQPKSPSLSHFSGYITVNRENGRALFYWFFEAQSEPSKRPLLLWLNGGPGCSSIGYGAAVELGPLRVKRHGTGLEFNKYAWNKEANLLFLESPIGVGFSYTNTPSDLNKLEDGFVAEDAYSFLLNWFRMFPQYQAQDFYISGESYAGHYVPQLAELVYDRNKDRKNYPYINLKGFIVGNPETDDYYDSKGLVEYAWSHTVVSDRAYRLVNKVCDFRLFNWTHECSNAMNMVFDQYKDIDIYNIYAPKCNLAQASSSTYETNAKRSFLRKLRMYSGYDPCFSNYAEEYFNKPDVQKSLHAHVGGKINGTWQVCNDSILNAYNFTVSSVLPIYSKLIKAGLRIWVYSGDTDGRVPVIGTRYCVESLGLPLKSQWQPWYHNNQVGGRFVEYQGLTMATVRGAGHLVPLSMPAEALVLINTFLMGQQLPKHK; the protein is encoded by the exons ATGAGACCCTTCTTTATCTTTGCCACCCTCATTACCatactcttctttctttccttgatCAAAAGCATTAAATCTCTGCAAGAAGAGGAACTATACCAAGATGAACAAGAGTCTGATAGAGTATATAATCTCCCTGGCCAACCCAAGAGCCCATCCCTCTCACATTTCTCAGGCTACATAACAGTCAACAGAGAGAATGGGAGGGCCCTCTTCTATTGGTTCTTTGAGGCTCAAAGTGAGCCCTCCAAGAgacctcttcttctttggctcAATGGag GCCCTGGTTGTTCATCAATAGGCTATGGGGCAGCTGTGGAGCTGGGTCCTCTCAGGGTTAAGAGACATGGAACAGGGCTTGAGTTCAATAAATATGCTTGGAATAAAG AAGCAAATTTGCTATTCTTAGAGTCCCCAATTGGAGTAGGGTTCTCCTACACCAATACTCCCTCTGACCTGAACAAACTAGAAGATGGATTTGTGG CGGAGGATGCTTATAGCTTTCTACTGAATTGGTTCAGAATGTTTCCCCAGTACCAAGCCCAAGACTTCTATATATCAGGAGAGAGCTATGCAG GTCACTATGTGCCCCAGCTAGCTGAGCTTGTCTATGACCGCAACAAGGACAGAAAAAACTACCCATATATCAACTTGAAAGGCTTCATT GTTGGTAATCCTGAAACCGATGATTACTATGACTCGAAGGGACTGGTGGAGTACGCATGGAGCCATACGGTCGTGTCTGATCGAGCATACAGGCTTGTAAACAAGGTTTGTGATTTCAGGCTCTTCAACTGGACACATGAATGCAGCAATGCCATGAACATGGTCTTTGATCAGTACAAAGACATCGACATCTACAATATTTATGCACCTAAGTGTAACCTTGCTCAAGCATCATCGTCGACCTATGAAACTAATGCTAAG AGAAGTTTCTTAAGGAAACTTCGAATGTACTCGGGTTATGATCCATGTTTCTCAAACTATGCTGAGGAATACTTCAATAAGCCTGATGTGCAGAAATCACTTCATGCACATGTTGGTGGAAAGATTAATGGAACGTGGCAAGTTTGCAA TGATTCCATATTGAACGCGTACAACTTCACTGTATCCTCTGTGCTTCCAATCTACTCGAAGCTCATCAAAGCTGGCCTAAGGATATGGGTTTACAG TGGAGACACAGATGGCAGGGTTCCAGTAATTGGGACAAGATACTGTGTGGAATCTCTGGGCCTCCCCCTCAAGTCTCAGTGGCAGCCTTGGTATCACAACAACCAG GTTGGTGGGAGGTTTGTGGAGTACCAAGGGCTGACCATGGCAACAGTCAGAGGAGCAGGCCATTTGGTGCCTCTCAGCATGCCTGCAGAGGCCCTTGTGCTCATCAACACCTTTTTGATGGGCCAACAGCTCCCCAAACACAAGTGA
- the LOC103699273 gene encoding peroxidase 42: MGSSWGLLFLGFLSLTAVALGEDEVGAKHSGLVMDFYKESCPQAEEIIREQVKLLYKRHKNTAFSWLRNIFHDCAVQSCDASLLLDSTRRSLSEKEMDRSFGMRNFRYLDTIKEAVERECPGVVSCADILVLSARDGIVALGGPYIPLKTGRKDGRRSRADLLEQYLPDHNESISSVLDKFSAIGIDTPGVVALLGSHSVGRTHCVKLVHRLYPDVDPDLNPDHVPHMLKKCPDPIPDPKAVQYVRNDRGTPMKLDNNYYRNILDNKGLLQVDHQLAYDKRTRPFVKKMAKSQDYFFKEFSRAIAVLSENNPLTGDQGEIRKQCNAVNKLH, from the exons ATGGGTTCTTCTTGGGGTCTTCTCTTCCTTGGTTTCCTCTCCTTGACAGCAGTGGCACTTGGGGAGGATGAGGTGGGGGCAAAGCACTCCGGCCTTGTGATGGACTTCTACAAGGAGTCATGCCCGCAGGCAGAGGAGATCATAAGGGAGCAAGTCAAGCTGCTCTACAAGCGCCACAAGAACACGGCCTTCTCCTGGCTTAGGAACATCTTCCATGACTGTGCTGTCCAG TCTTGTGATGCCTCACTGCTGCTGGACTCTACAAGGAGGAGCCTttctgagaaggagatggatAGGAGCTTTGGTATGAGGAACTTcaggtaccttgacaccatcaaGGAGGCTGTGGAGAGGGAGTGCCCTGGGGTGGTCTCTTGTGCTGATATCTTGGTCCTCTCTGCCAGGGATGGCATTGTTGCA CTTGGGGGGCCATACATTCCTCTCAAGACAGGGAGAAAGGATGGGAGGAGAAGCAGAGCTGATCTACTCGAACAATACCTTCCTGATCACAATGAGAGCATCTCTTCAGTCCTGGACAAGTTTAGTGCCATTGGCATTGACACTCCCGGCGTTGTCGCCCTCCTTG GATCCCATAGCGTGGGACGCACCCACTGTGTGAAGCTGGTGCACCGGCTCTACCCGGACGTGGACCCGGATCTGAACCCTGACCACGTCCCTCACATGCTGAAGAAGTGCCCGGATCCGATCCCTGACCCCAAGGCCGTGCAATACGTGCGCAATGACCGTGGCACGCCGATGAAGCTGGACAACAACTACTACCGCAATATCCTCGACAACAAGGGCCTTCTCCAGGTCGACCACCAACTAGCCTACGACAAGAGGACCCGGCCGTTTGTGAAGAAGATGGCCAAGAGCCAGGACTACTTCTTCAAGGAGTTCTCCAGGGCCATCGCCGTCCTGTCGGAGAACAACCCGCTCACCGGAGACCAGGGCGAGATCAGGAAGCAGTGCAATGCTGTCAACAAGCTCCATTAG
- the LOC103719313 gene encoding serine carboxypeptidase-like 26 isoform X2: protein MRPFFIFATLITILFFLSLIKSIKSLQEEELYQDEQESDRVYNLPGQPKSPSLSHFSGYITVNRENGRALFYWFFEAQSEPSKRPLLLWLNGGPGCSSIGYGAAVELGPLRVKRHGTGLEFNKYAWNKEANLLFLESPIGVGFSYTNTPSDLNKLEDGFVAEDAYSFLLNWFRMFPQYQAQDFYISGESYAGHYVPQLAELVYDRNKDRKNYPYINLKGFIVGNPETDDYYDSKGLVEYAWSHTVVSDRAYRLVNKVCDFRLFNWTHECSNAMNMVFDQYKDIDIYNIYAPKCNLAQASSSTYETNAKRSFLRKLRMYSGYDPCFSNYAEEYFNKPDVQKSLHAHVGGKINGTWQVCNDSILNAYNFTVSSVLPIYSKLIKAGLRIWVYRWQGSSNWDKILCGISGPPPQVSVAALVSQQPGWWEVCGVPRADHGNSQRSRPFGASQHACRGPCAHQHLFDGPTAPQTQVISPCSQLYAFSFFLDRMHLYMC from the exons ATGAGACCCTTCTTTATCTTTGCCACCCTCATTACCatactcttctttctttccttgatCAAAAGCATTAAATCTCTGCAAGAAGAGGAACTATACCAAGATGAACAAGAGTCTGATAGAGTATATAATCTCCCTGGCCAACCCAAGAGCCCATCCCTCTCACATTTCTCAGGCTACATAACAGTCAACAGAGAGAATGGGAGGGCCCTCTTCTATTGGTTCTTTGAGGCTCAAAGTGAGCCCTCCAAGAgacctcttcttctttggctcAATGGag GCCCTGGTTGTTCATCAATAGGCTATGGGGCAGCTGTGGAGCTGGGTCCTCTCAGGGTTAAGAGACATGGAACAGGGCTTGAGTTCAATAAATATGCTTGGAATAAAG AAGCAAATTTGCTATTCTTAGAGTCCCCAATTGGAGTAGGGTTCTCCTACACCAATACTCCCTCTGACCTGAACAAACTAGAAGATGGATTTGTGG CGGAGGATGCTTATAGCTTTCTACTGAATTGGTTCAGAATGTTTCCCCAGTACCAAGCCCAAGACTTCTATATATCAGGAGAGAGCTATGCAG GTCACTATGTGCCCCAGCTAGCTGAGCTTGTCTATGACCGCAACAAGGACAGAAAAAACTACCCATATATCAACTTGAAAGGCTTCATT GTTGGTAATCCTGAAACCGATGATTACTATGACTCGAAGGGACTGGTGGAGTACGCATGGAGCCATACGGTCGTGTCTGATCGAGCATACAGGCTTGTAAACAAGGTTTGTGATTTCAGGCTCTTCAACTGGACACATGAATGCAGCAATGCCATGAACATGGTCTTTGATCAGTACAAAGACATCGACATCTACAATATTTATGCACCTAAGTGTAACCTTGCTCAAGCATCATCGTCGACCTATGAAACTAATGCTAAG AGAAGTTTCTTAAGGAAACTTCGAATGTACTCGGGTTATGATCCATGTTTCTCAAACTATGCTGAGGAATACTTCAATAAGCCTGATGTGCAGAAATCACTTCATGCACATGTTGGTGGAAAGATTAATGGAACGTGGCAAGTTTGCAA TGATTCCATATTGAACGCGTACAACTTCACTGTATCCTCTGTGCTTCCAATCTACTCGAAGCTCATCAAAGCTGGCCTAAGGATATGGGTTTACAG ATGGCAGGGTTCCAGTAATTGGGACAAGATACTGTGTGGAATCTCTGGGCCTCCCCCTCAAGTCTCAGTGGCAGCCTTGGTATCACAACAACCAG GTTGGTGGGAGGTTTGTGGAGTACCAAGGGCTGACCATGGCAACAGTCAGAGGAGCAGGCCATTTGGTGCCTCTCAGCATGCCTGCAGAGGCCCTTGTGCTCATCAACACCTTTTTGATGGGCCAACAGCTCCCCAAACACAAGTGATATCTCCATGCTCACAATTGTATgccttctctttcttccttgaCAGAATGCATTTGTATATGTGTTGA
- the LOC103719313 gene encoding serine carboxypeptidase-like 26 isoform X3, whose protein sequence is MRPFFIFATLITILFFLSLIKSIKSLQEEELYQDEQESDRVYNLPGQPKSPSLSHFSGYITVNRENGRALFYWFFEAQSEPSKRPLLLWLNGGPGCSSIGYGAAVELGPLRVKRHGTGLEFNKYAWNKEANLLFLESPIGVGFSYTNTPSDLNKLEDGFVAEDAYSFLLNWFRMFPQYQAQDFYISGESYAGHYVPQLAELVYDRNKDRKNYPYINLKGFIVGNPETDDYYDSKGLVEYAWSHTVVSDRAYRLVNKVCDFRLFNWTHECSNAMNMVFDQYKDIDIYNIYAPKCNLAQASSSTYETNAKMQRSFLRKLRMYSGYDPCFSNYAEEYFNKPDVQKSLHAHVGGKINGTWQVCNDSILNAYNFTVSSVLPIYSKLIKAGLRIWVYSGDTDGRVPVIGTRYCVESLGLPLKSQWQPWYHNNQVGGRFVEYQGLTMATVRGAGHLVPLSMPAEALVLINTFLMGQQLPKHK, encoded by the exons ATGAGACCCTTCTTTATCTTTGCCACCCTCATTACCatactcttctttctttccttgatCAAAAGCATTAAATCTCTGCAAGAAGAGGAACTATACCAAGATGAACAAGAGTCTGATAGAGTATATAATCTCCCTGGCCAACCCAAGAGCCCATCCCTCTCACATTTCTCAGGCTACATAACAGTCAACAGAGAGAATGGGAGGGCCCTCTTCTATTGGTTCTTTGAGGCTCAAAGTGAGCCCTCCAAGAgacctcttcttctttggctcAATGGag GCCCTGGTTGTTCATCAATAGGCTATGGGGCAGCTGTGGAGCTGGGTCCTCTCAGGGTTAAGAGACATGGAACAGGGCTTGAGTTCAATAAATATGCTTGGAATAAAG AAGCAAATTTGCTATTCTTAGAGTCCCCAATTGGAGTAGGGTTCTCCTACACCAATACTCCCTCTGACCTGAACAAACTAGAAGATGGATTTGTGG CGGAGGATGCTTATAGCTTTCTACTGAATTGGTTCAGAATGTTTCCCCAGTACCAAGCCCAAGACTTCTATATATCAGGAGAGAGCTATGCAG GTCACTATGTGCCCCAGCTAGCTGAGCTTGTCTATGACCGCAACAAGGACAGAAAAAACTACCCATATATCAACTTGAAAGGCTTCATT GTTGGTAATCCTGAAACCGATGATTACTATGACTCGAAGGGACTGGTGGAGTACGCATGGAGCCATACGGTCGTGTCTGATCGAGCATACAGGCTTGTAAACAAGGTTTGTGATTTCAGGCTCTTCAACTGGACACATGAATGCAGCAATGCCATGAACATGGTCTTTGATCAGTACAAAGACATCGACATCTACAATATTTATGCACCTAAGTGTAACCTTGCTCAAGCATCATCGTCGACCTATGAAACTAATGCTAAG ATGCAGAGAAGTTTCTTAAGGAAACTTCGAATGTACTCGGGTTATGATCCATGTTTCTCAAACTATGCTGAGGAATACTTCAATAAGCCTGATGTGCAGAAATCACTTCATGCACATGTTGGTGGAAAGATTAATGGAACGTGGCAAGTTTGCAA TGATTCCATATTGAACGCGTACAACTTCACTGTATCCTCTGTGCTTCCAATCTACTCGAAGCTCATCAAAGCTGGCCTAAGGATATGGGTTTACAG TGGAGACACAGATGGCAGGGTTCCAGTAATTGGGACAAGATACTGTGTGGAATCTCTGGGCCTCCCCCTCAAGTCTCAGTGGCAGCCTTGGTATCACAACAACCAG GTTGGTGGGAGGTTTGTGGAGTACCAAGGGCTGACCATGGCAACAGTCAGAGGAGCAGGCCATTTGGTGCCTCTCAGCATGCCTGCAGAGGCCCTTGTGCTCATCAACACCTTTTTGATGGGCCAACAGCTCCCCAAACACAAGTGA
- the LOC103719313 gene encoding serine carboxypeptidase-like 26 isoform X1 encodes MRPFFIFATLITILFFLSLIKSIKSLQEEELYQDEQESDRVYNLPGQPKSPSLSHFSGYITVNRENGRALFYWFFEAQSEPSKRPLLLWLNGGPGCSSIGYGAAVELGPLRVKRHGTGLEFNKYAWNKEANLLFLESPIGVGFSYTNTPSDLNKLEDGFVAEDAYSFLLNWFRMFPQYQAQDFYISGESYAGHYVPQLAELVYDRNKDRKNYPYINLKGFIVGNPETDDYYDSKGLVEYAWSHTVVSDRAYRLVNKVCDFRLFNWTHECSNAMNMVFDQYKDIDIYNIYAPKCNLAQASSSTYETNAKMQRSFLRKLRMYSGYDPCFSNYAEEYFNKPDVQKSLHAHVGGKINGTWQVCNDSILNAYNFTVSSVLPIYSKLIKAGLRIWVYRWQGSSNWDKILCGISGPPPQVSVAALVSQQPGWWEVCGVPRADHGNSQRSRPFGASQHACRGPCAHQHLFDGPTAPQTQVISPCSQLYAFSFFLDRMHLYMC; translated from the exons ATGAGACCCTTCTTTATCTTTGCCACCCTCATTACCatactcttctttctttccttgatCAAAAGCATTAAATCTCTGCAAGAAGAGGAACTATACCAAGATGAACAAGAGTCTGATAGAGTATATAATCTCCCTGGCCAACCCAAGAGCCCATCCCTCTCACATTTCTCAGGCTACATAACAGTCAACAGAGAGAATGGGAGGGCCCTCTTCTATTGGTTCTTTGAGGCTCAAAGTGAGCCCTCCAAGAgacctcttcttctttggctcAATGGag GCCCTGGTTGTTCATCAATAGGCTATGGGGCAGCTGTGGAGCTGGGTCCTCTCAGGGTTAAGAGACATGGAACAGGGCTTGAGTTCAATAAATATGCTTGGAATAAAG AAGCAAATTTGCTATTCTTAGAGTCCCCAATTGGAGTAGGGTTCTCCTACACCAATACTCCCTCTGACCTGAACAAACTAGAAGATGGATTTGTGG CGGAGGATGCTTATAGCTTTCTACTGAATTGGTTCAGAATGTTTCCCCAGTACCAAGCCCAAGACTTCTATATATCAGGAGAGAGCTATGCAG GTCACTATGTGCCCCAGCTAGCTGAGCTTGTCTATGACCGCAACAAGGACAGAAAAAACTACCCATATATCAACTTGAAAGGCTTCATT GTTGGTAATCCTGAAACCGATGATTACTATGACTCGAAGGGACTGGTGGAGTACGCATGGAGCCATACGGTCGTGTCTGATCGAGCATACAGGCTTGTAAACAAGGTTTGTGATTTCAGGCTCTTCAACTGGACACATGAATGCAGCAATGCCATGAACATGGTCTTTGATCAGTACAAAGACATCGACATCTACAATATTTATGCACCTAAGTGTAACCTTGCTCAAGCATCATCGTCGACCTATGAAACTAATGCTAAG ATGCAGAGAAGTTTCTTAAGGAAACTTCGAATGTACTCGGGTTATGATCCATGTTTCTCAAACTATGCTGAGGAATACTTCAATAAGCCTGATGTGCAGAAATCACTTCATGCACATGTTGGTGGAAAGATTAATGGAACGTGGCAAGTTTGCAA TGATTCCATATTGAACGCGTACAACTTCACTGTATCCTCTGTGCTTCCAATCTACTCGAAGCTCATCAAAGCTGGCCTAAGGATATGGGTTTACAG ATGGCAGGGTTCCAGTAATTGGGACAAGATACTGTGTGGAATCTCTGGGCCTCCCCCTCAAGTCTCAGTGGCAGCCTTGGTATCACAACAACCAG GTTGGTGGGAGGTTTGTGGAGTACCAAGGGCTGACCATGGCAACAGTCAGAGGAGCAGGCCATTTGGTGCCTCTCAGCATGCCTGCAGAGGCCCTTGTGCTCATCAACACCTTTTTGATGGGCCAACAGCTCCCCAAACACAAGTGATATCTCCATGCTCACAATTGTATgccttctctttcttccttgaCAGAATGCATTTGTATATGTGTTGA
- the LOC103719312 gene encoding uncharacterized protein LOC103719312 has translation MTLITEELKAKAEVYYGDEICQEKSKFLLQEVSLPRGLLPLKDIIECGYVEETGFVWLKQRKKIEHCFGKIGRLVSYGPEITAYVEKCKIKNLTGVKAKELLIWVSLNEISVNDPPTGKLTCKGPAGFFRTYPTSAFELEE, from the coding sequence ATGACTCTCATCACAGAGGAGCTCAAGGCCAAGGCTGAGGTCTACTATGGCGATGAGATCTGCCAAGAGAAGTCCAAGTTCCTCCTCCAAGAAGTAAGCCTCCCCAGGGGCCTCCTCCCCTTGAAGGACATCATAGAGTgcggctatgtggaggagactGGCTTTGTTTGGctcaaacaaaggaagaagattgagCATTGCTTTGGCAAGATAGGGAGGCTGGTCTCCTATGGCCCTGAGATAACTGCCTATGTGGAGAAGTGCAAGATCAAGAATCTGACTGGTGTGAAGGCCAAAGAGCTCTTGATTTGGGTCAGTCTAAACGAAATCTCCGTCAACGACCCGCCGACCGGGAAGCTGACCTGCAAGGGCCCTGCAGGGTTTTTCCGGACCTACCCGACGTCGGCTTTCGAGCTCGAGGAGTAG
- the LOC103717520 gene encoding pentatricopeptide repeat-containing protein At4g21065-like: MLRGSITPKNLVIVLRATTSISRARLSSPAGDQTPPWISSNQIIQRHPRLLALETCDSPRQLQPILAYAIVSGLFRNPFVASRVLHSAVSSSPPPDLAFASLIFSQMEKPNLFSWNAIIRALAASEDRSPSAAFSVYAEMLQRGTLPDKYTFPFLLKACRSSRDLCLGRLGHAHALVLDFVADPFVQTAIVRMYLSCGCLGDAHKAFDGMPHRDVVAWTAMISGLIDQGCHWEALEVLNEMRFSGLDASPNVATMVSAMSACANVGSLVHAKGLHSYVEKVGLEGDVFIRNSLIDMYAKCGSIAHAVQVFHSMSERDLHSWTTLITGLASHGFGKEALDVFSQMQRMGVVPDATTFVVVLSACSHAGLAVEGLEIFDSMERVHGVVPELKHYGCMVDLLSRAGLLDRAYKLVSSMPIEPNLAILGALLSACRIHDNLEIAELVSKKIKSICRYKGGVHVLLSNMYANKQQWNEVASIREMTGRDASKPPGWSWIEVRGVIHEFLVEDRSHPHYEEMHLVLHGLGKLMEEFI, from the coding sequence ATGCTGCGCGGCTCTATAACGCCCAAGAATCTCGTCATTGTCCTCCGCGCCACCACCTCCATCTCCCGAGCCCGCCTCTCCTCCCCGGCCGGCGACCAAACCCCTCCCTGGATCTCCTCCAACCAAATAATTCAACGCCACCCCCGCCTTCTTGCCCTCGAGACATGCGACTCCCCGCGCCAGCTCCAACCCATCCTCGCCTACGCCATCGTCTCCGGCCTCTTCCGCAACCCCTTCGTCGCCAGCCGCGTCCTCCACTCCGCCGTCTCCTCCTCCCCGCCCCCTGACCTTGCCTTCGCCTCTCTTATCTTCTCCCAGATGGAAAAGCCCAACCTCTTCTCTTGGAACGCCATCATCAGAGCCCTCGCCGCTTCTGAAGACCGCTCCCCTTCGGCCGCCTTCTCCGTGTATGCCGAAATGCTCCAGAGAGGAACTCTCCCAGATAAGTACACCTTCCCTTTCTTGCTCAAGGCTTGCCGCTCTTCTCGTGATCTCTGTTTGGGTAGACTGGGTCATGCTCATGCCTTAGTTCTGGATTTTGTTGCTGATCCGTTCGTGCAGACAGCGATTGTGCGGATGTATTTGTCATGTGGGTGTCTAGGAGATGCACACAAGGCGTTCGATGGAATGCCCCATAGAGATGTTGTCGCATGGACTGcgatgatctcaggtctaatCGACCAAGGTTGCCAttgggaggcattggaggtgcTTAATGAGATGAGGTTTAGTGGTTTGGATGCAAGTCCTAATGTTGCTACGATGGTCTCCGCCATGTCGGCATGTGCGAATGTGGGGTCTCTGGTTCATGCCAAGGGCTTGCATTCATATGTGGAGAAAGTTGGCTTAGAAGGGGATGTTTTCATTAGGAATTCATTGATTGACATGTATGCGAAGTGCGGGAGCATTGCTCATGCTGTTCAAGTGTTTCATAGCATGAGTGAGAGGGACTTGCATTCCTGGACAACCTTAATTACTGGCTTGGCTTCACATGGGTTTGGTAAGGAAGCTCTTGATGTATTCTCACAGATGCAAAGGATGGGTGTTGTGCCAGATGCGACCACCTTTGTCGTGGTTCTTTCTGCTTGCAGCCATGCAGGGTTGGCAGTCGAGGGGCTTGAGATTTTTGACTCCATGGAGAGGGTACATGGAGTTGTGCCAGAGCTCAAGCATTATGGGTGCATGGTGGATCTTTTAAGTAGGGCAGGACTCTTAGATCGTGCCTACAAGCTTGTCTCAAGCATGCCCATAGAACCCAACTTGGCGATTCTGGGGGCTTTGTTGAGTGCATGTAGAATTCACGATAATTTAGAGATAGCTGAACTTGTTTCAAAGAAAATTAAGTCAATCTGCAGGTACAAAGGAGGTGTCCATGTGCTTCTATCAAATATGTATGCAAATAAACAACAATGGAATGAAGTAGCTTCAATCAGGGAGATGACAGGAAGGGATGCAAGTAAGCCTCCAGGGTGGAGTTGGATTGAAGTGAGAGGTGTCATTCATGAGTTCTTGGTTGAGGACAGATCACATCCACATTATGAGGAGATGCATTTGGTGTTGCATGGATTGGGGAAATTGATGGAAGAATTTATTTAA